A region of the Sphingobium yanoikuyae genome:
GTGGCATGAGAAGGCTGACCCCTGTTTATGGAGCGACCGGGCCGGTTGGCCTGGCCCGGTACCAGGCGCTCAATCCGGGTTATGGCCTTCAGGCACATTTTCGAGCGGTTTGCCCGTCACGGCGTCGATGCCCACTTCATAGGCCCGTCCCTTGCTCATGATGTCGAAGGAATAGCGCAGTCCGCTGCCGCCCTTTTCCTTTTCCAGTTCCTGATCGGTTATCGTGCCGGGGCGCAGCTTGAGCGCCGCCATCCGCGCAGCAGCGAGCGAGAGCTTGGATTGAGCAGCATATTGGCTGCCCTTGAGTTTTGCAGCGGGCGCGGCGGGCAGCATCGTGGCAATGCTGCCAATCAGGGCAGCCGCCAGGGCGGTTGGCATCCTTTTCATGGCGATATCCTCCTGCGCGAATCTGCGCATTACCCGCTCTAGCGGTCGCCAGTTTCGCGCAGCGTGACGCGAACATTGATAATCCCCAACTTGCGGGGACGAAGGAAGATGAAGCAAAATCCTTCTGTTGAAGACCAGGATCGTGCGATGAGGACGGGCGATGAAGCTGCTGCTGCTCGAGGATGATGAAACGACGCGCGTCCATCTCGAGCGCGTCCTGACTGCTGCCGGTCATGTGCTGGATGTGTGCGACAATGGCCGCGATGCGATCTTCCTGGGATCAAGCGGGGACCATGCCGTCCTCATTCTCGACCGAATGGTACCGGGCCTTGACGGATTGGCGGTCTTGAAAGCGCTGCGCGCAGCTGGCGTGAGAGCGCCAGCCCTGTTCCTCACCGCCATGAATGGCGTCGAAGACCGCGTCGAGGGGCTTGAAGCGGGCGCAGATGACTATCTCGCCAAACCTTTCGCCGCGACCGAACTGCTTGCCCGCGTCAATGCGCTGGCGCGTCGTCCGCCCATCGCCGAAACAGTTTCCGTTCTTGAGGTCTCCGATCTCAGCCTGGACAGGATCAAGCGAACGGTGCTCCGAGGCGGTAATCGGATCGAATTGCAGGCGCAGGAATTCAAGCTGCTCGAATATCTGATGCTGCATGCCGGGGAGATCGTCACAAGGACGATGCTCCTCGAAAATGTCTGGTCATTCCATTTTGATCCGAGAACCAACATCATCGAAAGCCATGTCAGTCGGCTGCGCGCCAAGGTCGATCGCGGATTTGGCAGGGAACTGATCCAGACCGTGCGCGGGGCGGGATATCGTATCGATGACGTTTGAAGCCGTGCTGCGTGCGCCCTTGCGTAGCGCGGCGTTTCGATTTGCCGTGCTGCTGGCCCTGATCTTTGCGATCGGGGCTGGGGCACTTCTGTTCACTGTTCGGAGCCAGATTGGACATTATGCAGCCGAGGCGACGAGCGGCCGATTGAAGGCGGAAGTTGCCATCCTTGGCGGCGAATATGCGCAGCTAGGACAATCGGGCCTGACCGATGCCATCGCGCGCCACCAGAGCGTGGGCGATGACGCGCAATTTCACTATCTGCTGGTCGATGCGCAGCGGCGGCGTCTTGCCGGCGACCTGCCGGTCAGCGCGGCCCGGGTTGGCACATATGCGCTCGAAATGGTTGAGCATGACAGCGGCCCGGTCAGCGGTCGGTTGGAGACGCTGACGGCGCTGGGGACGAGCCTACCGGACGGCCTGACGCTGGTCGTCGCCACCGACAATTTCGATGTGCTGGATCTGCGCAGTCGCCTCCTTGCCTTCACCCTGCTCAGCGGGGTGGGCATTACGCTGTTCGTTCTGGTGGGCGGTTTCCTGGCGGCCGTCCTATTCCTGCGGCGCCTGGAACGCGTAAATCTGGCGGTAAGCCGGATTGTCGAAGGCGAGCGGGAGGAGCGATTGCCGATGATCGGCTTTGGCCCGGAATTTGACGGGCTCGCCCACAATCTCAACATCATGCTCGATCGCAACGAGGCGGCTATGGAGGCCCTCCGCCAGGTTTCCACCGACATAGCCCACGACCTGCGTACCCCCCTCACAAGGCTGCACCAGCAACTGGAGCAGATGCGGGATGCCGATCCGATCGAGCCGGCGGCAGTGGAGGCAGCGCTGGCACAGACATCGGGCCTGCTTGCCACATTCAACGCCCTTCTGCGCATTGGCACCGTGGAGGGAGGAATTGGGCGCAGGCGGTTCAAGGCCGTGGATTTGAGCGAACTCATGGATCGGATCCAGCAACTCTATGAGCCTGTTGCGGAAGATGGCGACCACCATCTCCTTGCCGACCATGCCGGAAATATTCTGATCCATGGCGATGGCGAGTTGCTTACCCAATTGGTGATCAACCTCATCGAAAACGCCCTCGTTCATACGCCTGCCGGCACACGGATCACCTCACGACTCCGCTATCAGGATACTTCGCCTGTCATCGAGATCTGCGATGATGGCCCAGGCATACCAGCAGACGAGCGGGAAAAGGTGTTCGGTCGCTTCTATCGCCTGGATGCCAGTCGCAACACCGAGGGCTCCGGATTGGGGCTGGCGCTCGTGGCCGCGATAGCGAACTTGCATCAAGCACATTGCACAATCTGTGAGGATAGTGCCGGCATGTGTGTGCAAGTCACCTTTCCGACGCTTCAGCCCCAAGGATGATATGGCATCGCCCGTCGATGCGATCAGGTCGGGTCTGCGCAACGGCTTGCCGGATATTCTGCAGGACGGAACGAACGGCGCAAATGGCGGAAAGCAGCAACGCCGGAATGGCATTGAAGGTAATTGCCCGCAGCAACTGACCTTCAAGCCACAGGTCTGAAAGCGCCCTGCTATCAACGGGCCAATCGTACAGAATATGGAGAGAACGAAGCTCCAGATCGCAAAACTCATCGGATGGCGCCTTCCGCAAATATTTTTCGTTCGTGAGCTGAGGTGGCTCCAGTGCCACGGCGTCAGCGCCCCATGCGCATCGGCTTCCTGTTCAACCATGATCAGATCCACCAACTGGCCCACAGCCTGCCCATAGCGATTTCACTCGCTGCGGGCGGTTTTGCCGGCGAGATCATCATCGCAACAACAAATGATCGCCTGGCCCATGAGGTGCGGCGGTTGGCGGGACCGTTACTGGGATCAAGGATCCAGCATGTCGAACTCGGCCTGACGACGCGGTCGGAGCGGCTTGTCGGGATGCTGGGCAGCATGATCCCGGCCAGGAAATTGCTGCTCTATCGGGACAATCTCGAATTTTTCCGTAGCCTGGACATGCTTGTCGTGGCGGAGAAGACATCTCTGCTCCTCAAGAAGCGCTATGGCCTCGACAAGCTCTTCATGATTCATACGCGTCATGGCGCGGGCGATCGTGCGATCGGCTTTGACAAGGCCAGTGCCGGGTTCGACCATGTTCTGTGTTCGGGCGAGAAGATCCGTCGCCGGCTGATCGCTGAAGCCGGGATTGATCCCTCTACCATCAGCATCGTGGGCTATCCCAAATTCGATCTTGTTCGGCAGGCGGGCAGAACCCAGCATTTTTCCCGCGAGCGGCCGATCATTTTATATAATCCGCACTGCTCGCCGCATCTTTCTTCCTGGTACAAGCATGGCAGACAGGTGCTCGATCATTTCGTCGAGCGGGATGCGCAAGAGCTTATTTTTGCACCCCATGTAATGCTCTTCGAAAGGCCGTTCGTAGTCACGATAGACAAGTTGAGCGTCAATCGCCCGGGGACCATCGCGAAGCGCTTTCTGCATGGCGACAATATCCATATTGACCTCGGCAGCCGGGCATCGACCGATATGAGCTATACGCTGATCGCCGATGTCTATCTGGGCGACGCGAGTAGCCAGGTCTATGAATTTCTGCTGCGTCCGCGACCCTGTGTGTTTCTCAACAGCCATGGCATCGACTGGCGGGGGGATCCGAACTTTGCGCACTGGCGAGCCGGCGAAGTCATCTCGGATCCCAAGGATCTTGGCCCGGCTCTCGCCCGCGCAAATGGTCTGCATCGCGATCACTACCAAGCCATTCAGGAGAATCTGTTCGCCGACAGCTTCGATCTGGACGGCCGACCGTCGTCAGACCGGGCAGCGGCGGTCATCACGCAGCTTGCAGACAAGCGCCGAGGCAACGTCGTTGGCTTCAGCAATTTTCGTGCTGCCTGATGTCCTCGCTGACCATCATTCTGCCTTTCTTCAATGAGGAAGGCTGGATCGACAAGACGGTTCAGACCCTTGCGATTCAAAGTGATATTCGTTTCCGACTGCTTCTTATCGACAATGGCTCGACTGACAACGGCACCGAACAAGCGCGCGAGGCAGCCCGATCTCTCGGATCCAGGGCAGAGATATTGTCGTGCCCGACCCCCGGGAAAATTCACGCCATGGCGCTTGGCCTGTCGAGGGTTGAGACCGCCTTTGTGGCGATCTGTGATGCGGACACGGAATATCCGATCGACTATGTAAAGCGCATCCTCGACCTGTTTACGGGCGATCCGGAAGCGGCCTCGGTGATGGCCATCGACCTTTATGCGCCGCTGGAGAGCGCTGAGTCACGAAAACGGACCGATTTCATCCTGCGCAAGAGCCGACGTTTCTCGGCGAAATGTCATGCCGGTGGCTATGCCCAGGCCTATCGCACGGATGCCTTGCGGGCAGCAGGCGGCTTCGACGCCAAACGATGGCCCTATGTCCTTGAGGATCATGAAATCGTGCATCGCGTGATGACGCATGGCCGCGCCATCTACGACCGGGATCATGTCTGTTTTCCCTCAGCGCGGCGATCATGCCGCAAGGCCGTAAGCTGGACACGGGCCGAACGGCTGATCTACCGCTACACGCCGCGATTTGCCCTGGACTGGTATTTCTACACTTTCCTCGGCCGGCGTCTTGCGGCACGCAACGGCACGGGCGATGCCCTGCGCATGAAAGACTGGCCTGCCCAACGCCCATGATCGAACGAGCAACCGTTACAGGGCGTATTTTCAGGGGATTGGGACTTGTGCTCGGCGGCAAGGCCGGCGCCGGGCTCATCAGTCTCGTCTATCTTGTCATCGCCGCGCGCGCCCTGGGGCCGCATGACTATGGCATATTGGTTCTCGTCCATGCCTATGTGACGGCGATATGCGGCATCGTCGAATTTCCGGCCTGGCAGGCGATCGTGCGCTATGGCGCGGAGGCGCGACAGGAAGGGGCATCGCACCGCCTCGCACGTCTGCTTCGTTTCGGTGCCAAGGTCGAACTGGCGGGCGGCGTCGCGGCGATCATCGCCGCCATGCTGCTGGCGCCCTGGGTCGGACCACATCTGGGCTGGCCGCCCGAAACCATGGCTTTCGCCATTCCTTACAGCTTCGCCGTGCTGGGATCGGTGCGCTCTACGCCGGCGGGCTATCTGCAACTGATCGACCGCTTCGACCTTATCGGCCTGCACAATATGGTCCAGCCGCTCGTGCGCCTGTGCGGAGCCTCGCTGGCGCTGCTGTTCGGCTGGGGGCTCAAGGGCTTCCTCGCTGCCTGGCTGCTGGCCGCCATCGCCGAGTTCGCGGTACTCTGGGGCATGGGGCTTATCTGTGCCTACACAAGACTGGGCGCGGTCCTGATCCGTCCACAGGCGGGTAATGTGGCAAGCGAAAATGCCGGCATCTGGCGGTTCCTGGTGGCCAGCAATGCCGATGTCACGCTAGCGGAACTGGCTGGGCGGCTCGCACCGCTGATCGTCGGCTGGGTCATGGGGCCTGCCGTCGCCGGGCTTTTCGCGGTCGCCCAGCGCGCGACCGTGATCATCTCGCAGCCGGCACAGATATTGGGGAACACCGCCTATGCCGAACTGGCAGGGATGGTTGCCTCCGGCCAAGGCGGCGCACCGCTCCGCCGCACGCTTGTGCGCGTCATTCTGATCGCGATCGCCGCGGCCTTGCCCGTGGTCATCCTGGCGGCGCTTTTCCCGACCATGATGGTTACCCTGCTGGCGGGCAGCGCGTTCCAGGCGGCCGGCGCGGTCATGGTGGTTCTGATCATTGCGCGGGTAATCGCGCTGGTCGGACCGCCCTGCAGTTCTGCGCTTTCCGCTATGGGATATCCGGCCCTGTCGATGAGCGCGAACCTCTTTGCGAGCCTCATTTTCCTGCCGGCGCTGCCCTGGTTGCTCGGGTCGTTCGGGCTGATGGGCGCAGGGATACAGGCCGTTGGTCAGGCCCTGATTGCCAGTCTCCTGCTGGGCGGCCTGGCCTGGCACCGGAGCCTGTCGCAGTGAACGGCATGCGCATTGCCTATGTCATCAATTCGGTCGAAGGCGGCGGCGCTGCGCAGCCCGTGCCCGCCATAGCCGACGTGCTGCGCGCCGGCGGCGCGCAGGTGCGGTTGTTCGCGCTTCGGCCAAGCGACAGGCGCGGCTTGCCCGCGATTATCGAGGCGGGGCTGCTTCCGCGCGTTCGGGAAGGCGGGACAGGCGATCATCTGGCGGCCGCCTTGTGGCTACGGCGGGAACTGATGGACTGGGGCGCGACCCATATCTGGACGTCGCTCAGCCGTGCCACGATCCTTGGTCTCATTATCGGGCCTTCCCTCGGACTTCCGGTCGTCTGCTGGCAGCATGCTGCCTTCCTCAAGCCCTGGAATGAAAGGCTGATGCGCCTCCTGGCGCCCAGGGCGGCTTTGTGGGTGGGGGATTCGCAGTCCGTCACCGATCTGACGCAGCATCGACTCCAGGTTCCGGACGAGCGGCTACGCTGCTGGCCCATCTACGCCGTCGATCCAGCCATGCCGCAGGCATCCCCATGGCAGGCCGGCGAGCCGATCCGCATCGGTTCTTTGGGACGGCTTCATCGGGTCAAGGGCTATGACATCTTGATCGCGGCCCTGGCGCAAATCAAGGCTCGGGGCCTTGCCACGCCTCCATTCTCGCTGGCGATCGCGGGTGAGGGGAGCGAGCGCGGTCGCCTGGAGATGCTGGCTCGCAACGCAGGGGTCGATGTCGAATTCGCCGGATTTACCGATGCCCCCAAGAGCTTCCTCGCCGGACTGCATCTCTATGTTCAGCCGTCACGATCCGAAGGCTTTTGCATCGCCGCGCATGAGGCGATGGCGGCCGGGCTGCCGGTGATCGCTTCAGCGGTCGGGGAAATGCCCTATTCGATCATGCCGGGCGTCAGCGGCCTGACCTGCGCACCGGCAGATACTGATGCTCTCGCCCATGCGCTGGAGACCCTGCTTGCTACGCCTTCAAGGCTTGAAGAAATGGGGCAGGCCGCACGAAACCTGGTGAACCAGCGCTACTCAAGAGAGCGTTTCGAAAGAACAGGTACAGCCATTCTCACCCATATCCGCCAAGCGCACGCCTGATTTCCAGCGCCAGCCCGCGTGCGGATCGGTCGATCCGCTTCACATCGACCAGGCTGATCTCCCCGCATGCGGTCAGGCTGTGCATGCCGTCCCGATAGGCGCCGGCGGACAATGGGACCGGCATGGCGTCGCCGGCTTTCGCGCTGAAATTCGCCTCATCCAGCCTGTCGATCCAGAGAGGACGGATGGCTCCGCCATAGGTGCTGCTGCAGTCTTGGACCGGCAGAACGACATGTCCGGACAGGATCTGGGGCGAGCCACCAGGGCGCGATGATGTCACATCGACGCGCACGGGATTGCGCGGATGCACGATCCAGGGGCCCGCCAGGCGCTCGGCCCAGGCGATATGAAGCTGCGATATCTTTGTCTGCTTTGAGGTGGCCGGCGAATAAAAGAGCCACCAGCGGTCTTGATGATGGAGGATCGTTGCATCGACCGGAACGCAGTCCAGTGCGATGCGCAGTTCCGGCCGCCAGTCAGCCAGGCCGCCATGGTCGCGATAAAGCGTCAGCGCGCCCGATCGATGCGCCTCGGGCAGCATCCAGGTCGCACCTTCGCCGGCGAAAATCTGGGGGTAGGACAGGTGCCAGGGCTCACTCAGGCAAAGGCGCCGTTCGACAACCGACAGATGCTCATCGAGCGACAGGCGCATGATCGTGCCATGACGATGGCGATAATCATAATGCTCGGCAAAGATGTGAAGCGTTCCGTCCGCACCTCTCCATCCGAATGGATCGGCAAGAAACTGGAATGCCGGCTCCTCCGGGAGCCATGTCAACGCGCTATCGATCCGGCCCGATGCGATGATTGCAGCCATCGGCTGATGGACGATCCCGCATCTCCATATGTCTTTGCGCCGGGGCATGACTTGCTATGCACATCGGTCCAATATTCCGCTACCCCCTTGCTCTGGGATGATGGCCATGCTCGACGGCAATCGCACGCTTCGTGCCTCGATGATTTCCCACCCGGAACCGGACTGGCAGCTAGTGCATCTCGGCCGACGAGAAGCTGCCATTCCGCAATCGGCCATCCCTCGCATTCCGGGAAACGATCATCAGTGCTTCAGGAACGGCAGGTGTTGGACGGGAACCTGCCGTTCCCGGCGCAGCTCGCGAACGTCGGTTTTGTCCCAGCCTTGGCCATAACCGGACTGACCGCTCATAGGCGCGAGTTTTCTTCAGCCGAACGGCTGGGATGGGCGCGTAGCCGCTGGGCCGCTTACGCCAGCTCCGCCGCACAGCTCTGGCCGGCTACAGACCGGCCGCTTTCAGCAAACGATCCAATGAGCTGGACGTTCGGTGACGCTCGGTCGCACCGCGCTTCTACTGTCCTCGCTACTTTCATTTTTATGACCCTTTTCCGAGCTTGGTTTCGCCATTTTCCCCGACATCTTCGCCGCCTTCTTGGCGGCTTTCGCGGCTTTGGCCGCCCCGGTGTCGATACCGCGCTGGGTCAGATCTATCCCGATGACGCGTATGTCCTCAACGTCGGGGTAGTCGTTGAAGATGAGCGTCCAGTGTCGCTGGAGATCATCGGCCAGCATCTCGAACGTGTCGGCCCGTCAGTCCACCGAGTCATTGTCGATTTTGCCGCTGTTCATAGCGCACCGCTTCTCTGACTCCCCATTCATTCTGCCCGCCGGTAACTTCTGAAGCTCCTGGAAAACAGGGGAGTCTTCTCGCCGAAACTTTTCTAACCTCCCCTCAAGTCCCGCATTTGCGCGGCTGCTATCAGTGTCTCGTCACATCAAGACACGGAGGTAAACACAGGTGACCGCATAAATCCGAATTCTCCTGGCCTTGAAGAGGCAAAGCCTGGGACATTCGCGACTGTCGAGTTCGAAGCACTGTTTGAACAAACGCCGGCACTCGCATTACCGCCTGGGCTGTTGCCACCGCCTTGATAAACCGGCGATAAAACCCAATCCCGAAGAAAACTGTGATTTAACAAACGATAAGGAGAATTTATGAAAGCAGAAAATTGTGTTGGCGATGCGGAGGTGCATGCACTTTACACGCCCGCGAACCTGCCTGGCCTCCACTGGCCAGTATATCTGTTGCTCGACCATCGCGATGGCGCAGCTTGGGTCGAACAGTTCGAACCAGGTGCGATGCCGATCGACGTCGCCAACGGCCAGATGAGTATGTGGCAAATCGGAGAAGTACCGACCATAGGCGAGGCGCGCGACCTCGTGAATAAGCTGCTGCCAGAATTGACGACCTACCTCGCTGAAATCGAGGAAGAAGATGCTGATGATGCGGAGATTTCGGACATCTGCCACTCCTTTGTATCAGGTCACAGTTTCTCCACCGTCGCTGAAATCCTAGAGGCGCCCGCCGAAACCGCGTTCTGCGAGGCAGGCGACGAAGTAGATGTGGGCGACCCAGATGCGCATCGGATCGAATATTCGTTCAGCCCTGTAATCTTGACGGCCGAATCGACAGACGCGTCATTGACGGCGTTGGCTGCGGACATGGCGAAGCATTTCTCGCCCACCATTCTGGTTGATGTCGAATCTTATGTGAACCGAATGAGGCGCGACCTCAAAGATAATGCGGGCCTTAGCCAAGGGCGCGCAGCCTAAGGAAAACTAGAATGCCATGACTTAGGCATTCGTTTTTCTGAAGACGAGGCTAGGGGTAAAAAACCAAACTCACTAGCCTCGTCTGTGGCAAATTTAGGGATTTGCAGTCCGTTCGAATTGTCCACTTCGCTCAGCTAGCTGCAATTCGGTGCCTAACCATGCGTCCCGGCCACCACCTCACTGGATCGTACCTCCAGCCGCAAGGACATCGAGGCAATCGGCGATTGCAAGCCAGCGCATGACGCCGGCTTCGTCACCCTTGATGGCGAGATCTTTCACGCGTCCAGCGATGAACTCCGCCGCCCCAGCGCCATATTGACGATCCACGGCCAGCGCTTCGGCCCAGCGTTCCATCTCCCGCGTCACAGGAACGACGGAGTTTCGACCACTACCGACTTCTTCTTCACCCATAATTCGCTGGTGCGCGTCATCTCGATCAACGCATCGGGAAAGCAGCGGTCCTGAAATGACACGGCGTCATCAAATGAGCCGTGAAGCCACCGCTCATAATCATCTGGCATGAGAAGCACCGGCATGCGATCATGCACAGGCCGGATGGCTTCGTTGCAATCGGTCATTACGCCCGAATAGACAGGCCCCCATTCATCGCTCACGCGCCATAGCCCCGCCCATGCAAAGATCGGCTGTCCCTTCACATTGAACCAGGTCCGGGTCTTAGCGCCCTTTTGACCCTCCGCTTCGGCAAAGGCCGTCAGCGGGATGAGGCAGCGCCATTGCGGCTTGGCCGCCAGGCCTTTCCACATCGGCTTGGCGAGATCGGCAATATTGTTGACAGGCTTGGGCTTTGCCGTCGGGGCCATGCCCTTGAGGCGCAACGGGAAGCCCCAGGTCATCGACTGCATGATGCGCTGCCCGGCTTCCTCCCGGATCACGAGGCCCGGCGTGCCGGGATAGACCTCGTCACCGGCATTGGACATGACCGGGTTGGCGACGCCGAAATGGGCGGCCACCTCGGCAGCGCTCAGACGCTCGGTGTAGAGATTGCAGATGGCTGACCTCCTGTTCGAACGAAGCGGCTGGAGCAGTTGGCGATTCCAGCTTCATCCTATCATGGCGCGAAAGACGGGAAAGCCGCCTGTCTGGCAGGATAGCCGGCAAATTTCTCGCCCCGACTACAGCAAAAGCGCCTGCGCCTGCGTTCCGGGCGGCGGCGCCTTGCTGCGCCAGCTATCCTCGGTTTGCTGCACCTCCATCCGTTCTGCCGCAAAGGGCGAACGGAACTGGAACCGGATCACATCCTGGATGCCGCCATGCAGCCAGGCGTCATAGTCATGGGGATCAAGCAGCACCGGCATCCGGTCGTTGGTCGGCGGAATCGCGGCATTGGCCTCCATCGTCATGCCGGCATAGACCGGCCCCTCGCTCAGCAGGTTTCGGCAGAATCCGGCCCAGGCAATGATCGGCTGGCGCTTCACCGAAAACCAGGTCCTGGTCTTGGCACCGGGCACGCCATCGGGATTGGCAAAATGGGTGAGCACGATGAGGCAGCGATAGCGCGGATCGACCACCATCTCCTCCCACATTGGGTTGGTGAGATCAGCGACCAAGCCGATCCGCCCCGCTTCTTCGCCGCGCGCGCGCATATCCTTGGTCAGGCGCGGAAAACCCCATGTCATGGACCGCAACAGGCGCCGGCCGCCTTTCTCGAAGACGACCAGCCCCGGCAGCCCTTCCACCGTCTCCTCAGGTACCGCGACCGACGGCAAGGGATCGACCCCGAAGTGCGCCGCGATCTCGGCGATGCTCGCCCGCGCGCAATGCAGCCGTGACATGATGGGACCTCCTTGCCGGGACTCGAAGCCATCTCCTTAACATGGAACATATGAAGAACGAAATGCCATTGACTCTGGCGCAGGATTGGAGCGAACAAATGGGGAATATATTTTCGAGTCCCTGCCTCCATGTCCAAAACCGCCATCCTCGACGAGCTGCGTGCGCGTATCGCGCAGGTGGAAGCCGTGGGCGGTCGGCATCCGGTGCTGCCCTTCGGCATCGACGCCATTGACGATCATCTGCCGGGCGGCGGCATAGCGACCGGCGCGCTCCATGAGGTCGCCGGCAGTCCGGACCTTTCCGACGATGCAGCCGCGACCATTTTCCTGGCCGGCATTCTCGCGCGGTCGCAGGGCCAGATCATCTGGTGCCTCCACTGGCGCGACCTGTTCTCGCCGGCCCTGCATCTCGCCGGACTCCACCCCGATCGGGTCATCTTCGTGGAAGCGGGCAATGACACCAACGTCCTCATCGCGATGGAGGAATGTTTGCGTCACCCCGGCCTTGGCGGTGTCGTCGGGGAACTGCGGAAAATGTCGCTCACCGCCTCGCGCCGGCTGCAACTGGCCGCCGAACAGTCTGGCGTATTGGCCATGGTCTTTCGCCGCGCCATGCTGCCCGAAAGCTATGCAGAGGGCAGCGCCGCCTTGACCCGCTGGCGGGTGCGCGCCGTGCCCAGCCAGGCGCTCGGCTATCCTGGTCTCGCGCGTCCGCGCTGGTCGCTGGCGCTTGAGCGCGCGCGCGGCACCGAACCCCAAATCTGGACCGTAGAGGGAAGCGATGAGACGGGTTGTCTCGCTGTTCCTGCCGCGCTGGTCGACGGATCGTATCCGTCGCAAAGCCGGCAGGCCGCCTGAAGGCGGCGCACCGCCCCTCGTCACCGCCCATGCCGACCATGGCCGCCGCCTGATCGCGGCCGTGGACGAGGAGGCGCGCCGGCTTGGCATAGCCGTCGGCATGACGGTAACGCGCGCCCGGTCGCTGGCGCCGGACCTGGACGTCGTGGATGCCGATCCCGAGGGAGATCTTGAGGGCCTGCGCCGGCTCGCTCTGTGGGCAGGAAAGCGCTATTCTCCGATCGTCGCGCCCGATCCATCTGATGGCCTGTGGATCGATATTACCGGCTGCGCCCATCTTTTCGAGGGTGAAGTGCCACTCCTCAAGGACATGATGCGCCGGGTCAGTGGCTCGGGCCTCGCCTGCCAGGTCGCGGTCGCCGACACGCCCGGTTGCGCCCATGCGGTGGCACGGTTTGTGCCATCAGGACGGCCGAACAT
Encoded here:
- a CDS encoding ImuA family protein gives rise to the protein MSKTAILDELRARIAQVEAVGGRHPVLPFGIDAIDDHLPGGGIATGALHEVAGSPDLSDDAAATIFLAGILARSQGQIIWCLHWRDLFSPALHLAGLHPDRVIFVEAGNDTNVLIAMEECLRHPGLGGVVGELRKMSLTASRRLQLAAEQSGVLAMVFRRAMLPESYAEGSAALTRWRVRAVPSQALGYPGLARPRWSLALERARGTEPQIWTVEGSDETGCLAVPAALVDGSYPSQSRQAA